The Manihot esculenta cultivar AM560-2 chromosome 11, M.esculenta_v8, whole genome shotgun sequence genome includes a region encoding these proteins:
- the LOC110626105 gene encoding 5-oxoprolinase, whose product MGSVNEEKLRFCIDRGGTFTDVYAEIPGNPDGRVLKLLSVDPSNYDDAPVEGIRRILEEYTGEKIPRTSKIPTDKIDWIRMGTTVATNALLERKGERIALCVTRGFKDLLQIGNQARPNIFDLTVSKPSNLYEEIIEVDERVQLVLDEELVDQNSCSPPVVKGVSGELVRVVKPLDEKALKPLLEGLLEKGISCLAVVLLHSYTFPQHEIAVEKLAVSLGFRHVSLSSALSPMIRAVPRGLTASVDAYLTPVIKEYLSGFISKFDEGLGKVNVLFMQSDGGLAPESRFSGHKAVLSGPAGGVVGYSQTLFGLETEKPLIGFDMGGTSTDVSRYAGSYEQVIETQIAGAIIQAPQLDINTVAAGGGSKLKFQFGAFRVGPESVGAHPGPVCYRKGGELAVTDANLILGFVIPDHFPSIFGPNEDQPLDIKATREEFEKLTEQINSYRKSQDPSAKDMTVEDVALGFVNVANETMCRPIRQLTEMKGHETRNHALACFGGAGPQHACAIARSLGMNEVLIHRFCGILSAYGMGLADVVEEAQEPYSAVYGPESVLEASHREDMLLKQVKQKLQAQGFREENITTETYLNLRYEGTDTSIMVRGHVNEDGSVCDYAVEFVKLFQQEYGFKLQNRNILICDVRVRGIGVTNILKPQVLEPISGSPKVEGHNNIYFGKGWHHAPVFKLENLGPGHIIPGPAIIMNGNSTVIVEPNCKAIITKYGNIKIEIESNISTVKIAEKAADVVQLSIFNHRFMGIAEQMGRTLQRTSISTNIKERLDFSCALFGPDGGLVANAPHVPVHLGAMSSTVRWQLNYWGDNLNEGDVLVTNHPCAGGSHLPDITVITPVFDKGKLVFFVASRGHHAEIGGITPGSMPPFSKSIWEEGAAIKAFKLVERGVFQEEGIIKLLKFPCSDDSAHKIPGSRRLQDNLSDLHAQVAANKRGISLIKELIEQYGLDTVQAYMNYVQLNAEEAVRQMLKSVAARVSSQSARFGENALVTIEEDDYMDDGSVIHLKLTIDSDKGEAIFDFGGTSPEVYGNWNAPEAVTAAAVIYCLRCLVDVDIPLNQGCLAPVKIHIPSGSFLSPSEKAAVVGGNVLTSQRVTDVVLTAVQACACSQGCMNNLTFGDNTFGYYETIGGGSGAGPSWDGTSGVQCHMTNTRMTDPEIFEQRYPVVLHKFGIRENSGGSGLHKGGDGLVREIEFRRPVVVSILSERRVHAPRGLKGGKDGARGANYLITKDKRRVYLGGKNTVEVQAGEILQILTPGGGGWGS is encoded by the coding sequence ATGGGGAGTGTCAATGAAGAAAAACTCAGATTTTGCATTGACAGAGGAGGCACTTTCACTGATGTGTATGCTGAAATCCCTGGCAATCCTGATGGCCGAGTTCTGAAACTCTTGTCCGTTGACCCATCGAATTATGATGATGCTCCAGTAGAAGGGATTCGTAGGATACTTGAAGAGTATACTGGAGAGAAAATTCCAAGAACTTCAAAGATTCCCACAGATAAGATTGATTGGATAAGGATGGGTACAACTGTGGCCACTAATGCTCTCTTGGAAAGAAAAGGTGAAAGAATTGCTCTTTGTGTGACTCGTGGGTTCAAGGACCTGCTGCAGATTGGTAATCAAGCACGGCCAAATATCTTTGACCTAACTGTATCAAAACCCTCGAATCTTTATGAGGAGATCATAGAGGTTGATGAAAGAGTTCAGCTTGTTCTTGATGAGGAGCTAGTTGACCAAAATTCTTGTTCACCACCAGTAGTTAAAGGAGTGTCTGGTGAGCTTGTCAGGGTTGTGAAGCCTCTTGATGAAAAAGCTTTGAAACCTCTATTGGAAGGCCTATTGGAGAAGGGAATTAGCTGTTTGGCTGTTGTATTGTTGCATTCTTACACTTTTCCACAGCATGAAATAGCTGTGGAAAAGTTAGCTGTGAGTTTGGGTTTCAGACATGTTTCCTTGTCTTCAGCTTTGAGTCCTATGATTCGAGCTGTCCCTAGGGGTCTAACAGCTAGTGTGGATGCTTACTTAACCCCAGTCATTAAAGAGTACTTATCAGGATTTATTTCTAAATTTGATGAAGGGCTGGGGAAGGTGAATGTTCTATTTATGCAATCAGATGGAGGACTTGCACCTGAAAGTAGATTTTCAGGACATAAAGCTGTTCTATCAGGTCCTGCAGGAGGAGTTGTTGGTTACTCTCAGACTCTTTTTGGACTTGAAACAGAAAAGCCCCTTATTGGGTTTGATATGGGTGGTACATCTACTGATGTAAGCCGATATGCTGGGAGTTATGAACAAGTTATTGAAACCCAGATTGCTGGCGCCATAATACAGGCGCCTCAGCTTGATATAAATACTgttgctgctggtggtggatcAAAGTTGAAGTTCCAATTTGGTGCTTTCCGGGTAGGACCAGAATCTGTGGGTGCTCACCCAGGGCCAGTTTGTTACAGGAAAGGAGGGGAATTGGCGGTTACAGATGCTAACCTTATTCTAGGATTTGTTATTCCTGATCATTTTCCATCCATTTTTGGCCCCAACGAAGATCAGCCTCTAGATATCAAGGCAACTAGAGAAGAATTTGAGAAGCTTACGGAGCAAATAAATTCATATAGGAAGAGCCAAGATCCATCTGCAAAGGACATGACAGTGGAAGATGTTGCACTGGGATTTGTCAATGTTGCAAATGAAACAATGTGCCGTCCAATACGGCAATTAACTGAGATGAAAGGTCATGAAACAAGGAACCATGCTCTTGCTTGCTTTGGAGGTGCTGGTCCACAGCATGCTTGTGCCATTGCTAGATCATTGGGTATGAATGAAGTACTCATTCACAGGTTTTGTGGGATCTTAAGTGCTTATGGTATGGGATTAGCAGATGTTGTAGAAGAGGCACAAGAGCCATATTCTGCTGTCTATGGTCCTGAATCTGTCTTGGAGGCTTCTCACAGAGAAGATATGTTATTAAAGCAAGTAAAGCAGAAGCTGCAAGCTCAGGGATTCAGAGAGGAAAACATTACAACAGAAACATATCTAAATTTGAGGTATGAAGGTACTGATACTTCCATAATGGTAAGGGGACATGTAAATGAAGATGGATCTGTATGTGACTATGCTGTGGAATTTGTAAAGCTATTCCAGCAGGAATATGGATTCAAACTGCAAAACAGGAATATTCTTATATGTGATGTAAGAGTTCGTGGTATTGGAGTCACTAATATTTTGAAGCCACAGGTCCTGGAACCAATATCTGGCTCCCCAAAAGTGGAAGGTCACAACAACATTTATTTTGGGAAGGGATGGCACCATGCACCTGTATTCAAGCTTGAAAATCTGGGCCCTGGACATATTATTCCTGGCCCTGCAATCATCATGAATGGAAATAGTACCGTCATAGTGGAACCCAACTGCAAAGCTATTATAACCAAATATGGAaacattaaaattgaaattgagtCTAATATAAGCACTGTGAAAATAGCTGAAAAAGCTGCAGATGTTGTGCAGCTCTCAATTTTCAATCACAGGTTTATGGGAATAGCTGAACAAATGGGTCGGACACTTCAGCGGACTTCCATTTCAACGAACATCAAGGAAAGGCTAGATTTTTCCTGTGCTCTGTTTGGTCCGGATGGGGGACTAGTTGCAAATGCTCCCCATGTACCTGTGCACCTTGGAGCCATGTCAAGTACAGTTCGATGGCAGCTAAATTACTGGGGTGACAATCTGAATGAAGGTGATGTGTTGGTTACCAATCATCCTTGTGCTGGAGGAAGCCATCTTCCAGACATAACTGTCATTACACCAGTTTTTGATAAGGGGAAGCTGGTATTCTTTGTTGCAAGTAGAGGGCATCATGCAGAGATTGGGGGTATTACTCCTGGAAGTATGCCTCCATTTTCAAAGTCTATATGGGAAGAAGGAGCTGCAATTAAAGCATTTAAGCTTGTGGAAAGGGGAGTCTTTCAAGAAGAAGGAATCATCAAACTTCTGAAGTTCCCCTGTTCTGATGATTCCGCTCATAAAATCCCAGGAAGCCGCCGTCTTCAAGATAATTTATCAGATCTACATGCACAAGTAGCTGCCAACAAGAGAGGAATTTCCCTTATCAAAGAGCTAATTGAGCAGTATGGTTTGGACACTGTTCAGGCATACATGAACTACGTGCAGCTTAATGCAGAAGAGGCAGTGAGACAAATGCTCAAGTCAGTTGCTGCTAGAGTTTCTTCTCAATCAGCtagatttggagaaaatgctttgGTAACCATTGAGGAAGATGATTACATGGATGATGGGTCTGTGATTCATCTAAAACTTACTATTGATTCAGATAAAGGTGAAGCGATTTTTGATTTTGGTGGGACTAGCCCTGAGGTGTATGGGAATTGGAATGCGCCAGAAGCAGTAACAGCTGCAGCTGTAATATACTGTCTTCGCTGTTTGGTTGATGTTGATATTCCTCTCAACCAGGGCTGCTTGGCCCCTGTTAAAATCCATATTCCTTCTGGATCATTCCTTTCTCCAAGTGAGAAGGCTGCTGTGGTTGGAGGTAATGTTCTCACATCTCAAAGAGTGACTGATGTTGTACTTACTGCAGTTCAGGCCTGTGCTTGTTCCCAAGGTTGTATGAATAATCTCACTTTTGGGGATAATACTTTCGGTTATTATGAAACAATTGGGGGTGGAAGTGGTGCTGGTCCAAGCTGGGATGGGACGAGTGGGGTCCAATGCCATATGACTAATACCCGTATGACTGATCCAGAAATTTTTGAGCAGAGGTATCCTGTTGTTTTGCATAAATTTGGAATAAGAGAGAACAGTGGGGGAAGTGGACTTCATAAAGGCGGTGATGGGCTCGTAAGGGAAATAGAGTTCAGGCGACCAGTTGTAGTGAGCATTCTTTCAGAAAGGCGAGTTCATGCTCCAAGAGGTTTAAAAGGAGGAAAAGATGGTGCTCGCGGGGCTAACTACCTGATTACAAAAGATAAAAGGAGAGTTTACCTTGGAGGTAAGAATACAGTTGAAGTGCAGGCTGGAGAAATTCTTCAGATATTAACTCCAGGTGGTGGCGGTTGGGGTTCTTGA